In Janthinobacterium sp. 67, a genomic segment contains:
- a CDS encoding NADPH-dependent F420 reductase: protein MTIGIIGSGALGSNFARILAKKGISATISNSRGPTSLADLVEELGPSIKAGTVEEAASADMVLIAVRWVDAEKVLGSLPAWSGRIVIDGTNPVEFFDPATSPDANDANNPLAAYGIKAVDLGGKHSSQIIQQFVPGARVVKAFNHNDVNVLKEPEKAGGKRVLFYSGDDAAAKAEVRSVMEVAGFFPIDLGALDVGGPLASLPFGPLSTHNFISI, encoded by the coding sequence TCGGCATCATTGGCTCGGGCGCTCTCGGCTCCAACTTCGCTCGCATTCTTGCAAAAAAAGGGATATCCGCCACCATCTCTAACAGCCGTGGACCAACCTCGCTTGCTGACCTGGTTGAGGAGCTGGGGCCATCTATTAAGGCCGGTACAGTGGAAGAGGCCGCAAGCGCCGACATGGTACTAATTGCGGTCCGCTGGGTCGATGCAGAGAAAGTACTGGGTAGCCTGCCAGCGTGGAGCGGTCGCATCGTGATCGACGGCACTAACCCGGTGGAGTTCTTCGATCCCGCAACGTCGCCGGATGCGAACGACGCGAACAATCCTCTCGCAGCATATGGGATCAAGGCGGTTGATCTTGGCGGAAAGCATTCGAGCCAGATTATCCAGCAATTCGTTCCTGGTGCACGGGTCGTCAAAGCATTCAATCATAACGACGTCAATGTGCTGAAGGAGCCGGAGAAGGCCGGTGGCAAGCGCGTATTGTTTTACTCTGGCGATGATGCTGCCGCAAAGGCCGAGGTGCGCAGTGTCATGGAAGTCGCCGGATTCTTCCCGATTGACCTCGGCGCGCTGGACGTCGGTGGACCGCTGGCCTCGCTGCCCTTCGGGCCGCTGTCGACGCATAACTTTATCAGTATCTGA
- a CDS encoding tyrosine-type recombinase/integrase, with protein sequence MAKIKLTKSAVDAAQPQAEAVELRDTLVPGFLCKITPAGRKVFMLQYRTNAGERRKPSLGLYGELTVEQARSLAQEWLAQVRRGGDPAAEKAEARQAPTVKELCTKFMEDYSKKRNKLSTQAGYQAVINRNIIPLLGRKKVQDVKRPEIAGLMEKLSYKQTEANKVFSVLRKMFNMAEVWGYRPDGTNPCRHVPMFPAGKSTHLISDEEMGNLFRQLDKIESEGLENYVIPLGIRLQFEFAGRRSEIIALEWNWVDLQNRRVVWPDSKTGGMSKPMSEEAYRLLSTAPRQEGSRYVLPSPSHAGKHLTTGEYYGGWSRALKAAGATHVGTHGIRHRSATDIANSGIPVKVGMALTAHKTVVMFMRYVHTEDKPVREAAELVANRRKTITGMQGAKEVAA encoded by the coding sequence ATGGCTAAGATCAAACTCACTAAGTCCGCTGTCGATGCGGCGCAACCCCAGGCAGAGGCCGTCGAACTCCGGGACACGCTGGTCCCCGGCTTCCTGTGCAAGATTACCCCGGCGGGTCGCAAGGTGTTCATGCTCCAGTACCGGACGAACGCTGGCGAGCGCCGCAAGCCCTCGCTAGGACTGTACGGGGAGCTGACCGTCGAACAGGCGCGGTCGCTGGCGCAGGAATGGCTGGCCCAAGTCCGCCGAGGCGGAGATCCCGCCGCAGAGAAGGCGGAGGCGCGCCAGGCACCTACGGTCAAGGAGCTATGCACGAAGTTCATGGAGGACTACTCCAAGAAGCGCAACAAGCTCAGCACCCAAGCCGGCTATCAGGCTGTCATCAATCGCAACATTATTCCGCTGCTGGGACGCAAGAAAGTTCAGGACGTGAAGCGTCCTGAAATCGCCGGACTGATGGAAAAGCTTTCGTACAAGCAGACCGAGGCGAACAAGGTATTCAGCGTCTTGCGCAAGATGTTCAACATGGCCGAGGTATGGGGCTATCGGCCCGACGGTACCAACCCTTGCCGTCACGTCCCGATGTTCCCTGCCGGCAAATCGACTCACCTCATCAGCGACGAAGAAATGGGCAACCTGTTCCGACAGCTCGACAAGATCGAGTCGGAGGGGCTGGAGAACTACGTCATCCCTTTGGGAATCCGCCTGCAGTTCGAGTTCGCCGGCCGCCGCTCGGAAATCATCGCGCTGGAATGGAACTGGGTTGACTTGCAGAACCGGCGCGTCGTCTGGCCTGACAGCAAGACAGGCGGCATGTCTAAGCCCATGAGCGAGGAAGCCTATCGGCTACTCTCGACGGCACCCCGGCAGGAGGGTAGCCGCTATGTGCTGCCTTCTCCTAGCCACGCTGGCAAGCATCTAACCACGGGCGAGTATTACGGTGGCTGGAGCCGTGCGCTCAAGGCGGCTGGCGCTACGCACGTGGGCACGCACGGCATCCGCCACCGTTCGGCGACCGACATTGCCAATTCGGGCATCCCGGTCAAGGTCGGCATGGCGCTAACGGCGCACAAGACCGTCGTCATGTTCATGCGCTACGTCCACACCGAGGATAAGCCGGTGCGAGAGGCGGCCGAACTGGTGGCGAATCGGCGTAAGACGATCACCGGGATGCAGGGAGCCAAGGAGGTGGCCGCATGA
- a CDS encoding PDDEXK nuclease domain-containing protein encodes MTRRKASVSAPAAPPALLGDIRALIEASRQRVASAVNAELTLLFWRIGQRIHTEVLAGQRAGYGDEILPTLAAQLVRDYGRSFADKNLRRMVQFAATFSDEPIVVTLSRQLSWSHFVALLPLKDPLQRDYYVQMASAERWSVRTLRERIDSMLYERTALSKKPDETITQELAAMRDAQRMSPALVMRDPYILDFLGLRDTWQEGDLEAAIIREMESFLLELGAGFSFLARQKRIQIDDEDFHLDLLFYNRKLRRLVAVELKIGEFKAAYKGQMELYLRWLDKHEREPEEASPLGIILCTGKKSEQIELLELDKSGIHVAEYLTTLPPRAVLGERLQQATERARLQIEQRQPGEKS; translated from the coding sequence ATGACCCGGCGCAAGGCATCCGTCTCAGCGCCAGCAGCGCCGCCCGCGCTGCTGGGCGACATCCGGGCACTGATCGAAGCGTCGCGCCAGCGCGTCGCCTCGGCGGTCAATGCCGAGCTGACATTGCTGTTCTGGCGCATTGGCCAGCGCATCCATACGGAAGTGCTTGCCGGGCAGCGGGCCGGGTACGGCGACGAAATCCTGCCGACCCTGGCGGCGCAGCTTGTCCGCGACTACGGACGTAGCTTCGCGGACAAGAACCTGCGCCGGATGGTGCAGTTCGCCGCCACCTTCTCGGACGAGCCAATTGTCGTGACGCTGTCACGACAATTGAGCTGGTCGCATTTCGTGGCGCTGCTGCCGCTAAAAGACCCGCTCCAGCGGGACTACTACGTGCAAATGGCCAGCGCCGAACGCTGGAGCGTGCGGACGCTACGCGAGCGCATCGACTCGATGCTATACGAGCGCACGGCGCTGTCCAAGAAGCCGGACGAGACGATCACGCAAGAGCTGGCGGCGATGCGCGATGCGCAGCGCATGTCGCCGGCGCTGGTCATGCGCGACCCGTACATCCTCGACTTCCTGGGCCTGCGCGATACCTGGCAGGAAGGCGACCTGGAAGCCGCGATCATCCGCGAAATGGAGTCTTTTTTGCTGGAGTTGGGCGCGGGCTTCTCTTTCCTAGCCCGGCAGAAACGCATCCAGATCGACGACGAGGATTTCCACCTGGACCTGCTGTTCTATAACCGCAAGCTGCGGCGGCTGGTGGCGGTGGAGTTGAAGATCGGCGAGTTCAAGGCAGCATACAAGGGGCAGATGGAGCTTTATTTGCGTTGGCTCGACAAGCACGAACGCGAACCGGAGGAAGCCTCGCCGCTGGGCATCATTCTTTGTACCGGCAAGAAGTCAGAGCAGATCGAGTTGCTGGAGCTGGACAAGTCGGGCATCCACGTAGCCGAATACCTGACGACCCTGCCGCCGCGTGCGGTGCTGGGGGAGCGGTTGCAGCAGGCGACCGAACGGGCGCGGTTGCAGATCGAGCAGCGGCAGCCTGGCGAGAAGTCCTGA